The genomic DNA TTCAATGTCAGATCTAGTATTGCCTAGAATTTTTGTTGTGATCTTGTGCGAACAATTATTCAATTCCATTTTTATTTGCTTCTGTAGGAGCGtattttcgattttttgattattgAAATCAACTTTCGAATCTTTCTGCAATAGGTTTATTATCATCTCATTGATTTCATCATGCAATGAGTCAACATCTCTTAATAATTTCATTAGTTGCAGATGTTGATCATTCAGCTGCGACTCTCTTGAATTTTGTATAGCAAACTTTAGCTCAGTTTCTGCAGCATGGAATAAATGTGATTGGTTTTCTAGCTCCATgtttttgagatattttttattgtagGATGAATAGAAttcatcattcaatatttcCAGCAATAAGGCAACAATCGATTCGCTTTGCTTCGAATGGAATCCATTGGAAGTGAGTATATCCTGATACTTCATGGTATTTAGCTGGTTTTGAGCTCTGGTACTGGTGGCACAGCTCTGTATTTTGAGCTGTTCAGACATATTTAGAAGATCATCACGATCGGGCAATTTGATGGGATTTGCCCTGTTCTTGTCATTGAAAAGGGCCTTTTGTAGCACCATACCCATGGTTGAAAACCTCTTGCATTTAGGTCGTACTGCATGTCCAATGGCTCGCAACATTGATCTTTATGATCTTGAATAAtgtattttcttctttatctGTTTTTTCACAACAAATTAAGATATGTTCCTTTTTTGTACATTAACCTTAGATATTACTCGAAGTAACGAATGAACAATAACAAGAACCAAGCATATGATACGTAGATTCAGCCTGATCTCAGCATGTTTGATCAAGAAGAATAAGCTACCACCGAGGCCTAAATTTACGAGAGAGCTCGAGTTCGAATGTGAGGAGAAATTCTTGCATGGTGGTAGAGGCCCGGGTGGTCAAAAGATTAACAAATGTAACTCGAAAGTTCAATTAAAGCACCTTCAAACTGGAATTGTGGTAACATGCCAAGAAACAAGGTCGAGAGAGAACAACAGAAAAATAGCCCGCGAAAAGATGGCATTAGAATTAGAGCGGCTTCAGAACAATACAGATTTAACTAGAAGAGAGCATGCGATATATGAATGGACAAGGCAGGGCAAGCGGGCAAAGGTAAAGAGGAGTAAATCGAAACATATGGAACACCAAGAAAAGAGGCAACTAGCCAAAGATGAACAGCAACAAATAGAGCAACAAATCCTGCAAACCATCCTCGACAAATAGCTATGGGAGATCATATTACGTTTCGTATCAAAGGAGGCCTATTTCTCATCACACTTAATGATCCCTTAAAATTAAACTCACTAAGTTTTGAAGACTTTAATTACATTGCATCCCTATTAGAGCAATCTGAACGTTGTGCAAAATGCTGCTTCACTGTAATCCAGAGTACAGGAACACACTTTTCAGCAGGTGGGAAAATTGAAGCGGTAACTGCTGGCAGTCAACTGGGAACCGGTGAACTTATAGAAGAAATTTGTGCACCTAATGTTTATGTGGCCAATACCTTTGCAACTCATTCAAAGCCCCTGATATGTTGTTTGAACGGACCCGCAGTTGGTCTCGCTGCTTCAATGGTGTTGTTGTGTGACATAGTATTCGCTGTCAACAGCTCTGTTTATCTGAGTTTTCCCTTTAGTGCCCTCGGTTTTGTACCGGAACTGTCCAGTTCCGTTACATTACCTTGGAAGTTAGGACAAAATGCCAGCTATGAGCACCTCATCTTCAGCACCCCAATTTATTTCCGAGAATTGTATGAAAGTGGAATACTCAGTAAAAATTTCGATATTGATTCTTCAGAGAAGGATGCTTCTAAGAGGTTCAACGAGGAGTGTAATCGTGTGCTGAAACCCTTTTGCGGGACACCGGCAACGTTGCAGGACATCAAGACCATACTTTCCTCCTCGCAACTACAGCACCACAGTTGGTTAATAAAGGCACAGGCGGATGAGGTGGCCACAACCTTGCCATTTTGGGTAAACGGCGAGCcgttcaaaagatttcgCAAATTATTGAGTCGGAAGCGCTCGAAACTCTGAACTGAAAATTTGCTGCTTAACTAAGTGACTATTTATTGTTACGAATTATTTTTAAAACCGGTCCTTTTGTGACGCTTTCGCCACCAGAGCATATATATGACCCTTGATACTTTACATATGGGAATATTATCATGTAATTTCACTCAAGATTTCACCAGGAAGTAACCTGGCAGCTGAATGGAAAATGCCACGATTCGTTACTCTGCAACTTTGTATCTCTCTCGTTTAACAGAGAGCGCGTGGTTTAGTACTCGAACTCAACACGAGCTCAGCAATTAATCGTAAACCCTAGGTTAAGCCGCCTTCCCAAGAAATATTACTTTCGACCCATGCCTGCTGGTGCTATATAAGCAAGGTTTGAGGATTCGTTTAACCTCGTTTCAGTCGCCAATGTTACTGTCGTGTCTGTCTTGATGCCTTTTAATTGAACATTTCTTGCTGTATATTACACCTACAAGTCGGCTTGTCTACGTTAGAAAATGAC from Zygotorulaspora mrakii chromosome 7, complete sequence includes the following:
- the PUT7 gene encoding Put7p (similar to Saccharomyces cerevisiae YLR283W; ancestral locus Anc_6.77), with protein sequence MLRAIGHAVRPKCKRFSTMGMVLQKALFNDKNRANPIKLPDRDDLLNMSEQLKIQSCATSTRAQNQLNTMKYQDILTSNGFHSKQSESIVALLLEILNDEFYSSYNKKYLKNMELENQSHLFHAAETELKFAIQNSRESQLNDQHLQLMKLLRDVDSLHDEINEMIINLLQKDSKVDFNNQKIENTLLQKQIKMELNNCSHKITTKILGNTRSDIENFRWQTTRSGLLAILVLVFMIMGGASFSRRVAASNVPVQVTLHTVNPEEGDRDEGDTEEEDEN
- the RSO55 gene encoding Rso55p (similar to Saccharomyces cerevisiae YLR281C; ancestral locus Anc_6.76), whose protein sequence is MIRRFSLISACLIKKNKLPPRPKFTRELEFECEEKFLHGGRGPGGQKINKCNSKVQLKHLQTGIVVTCQETRSRENNRKIAREKMALELERLQNNTDLTRREHAIYEWTRQGKRAKVKRSKSKHMEHQEKRQLAKDEQQQIEQQILQTILDK
- the DCI1 gene encoding putative dodecenoyl-CoA isomerase DCI1 → MGDHITFRIKGGLFLITLNDPLKLNSLSFEDFNYIASLLEQSERCAKCCFTVIQSTGTHFSAGGKIEAVTAGSQLGTGELIEEICAPNVYVANTFATHSKPLICCLNGPAVGLAASMVLLCDIVFAVNSSVYLSFPFSALGFVPELSSSVTLPWKLGQNASYEHLIFSTPIYFRELYESGILSKNFDIDSSEKDASKRFNEECNRVLKPFCGTPATLQDIKTILSSSQLQHHSWLIKAQADEVATTLPFWVNGEPFKRFRKLLSRKRSKL